In Vibrio echinoideorum, the following proteins share a genomic window:
- a CDS encoding sensor domain-containing diguanylate cyclase, translating to MPVKAFAKQISATRDHRLLAESLFDYLVEVLTPKGVGIFSEPTTKSGFLPMFSCGELTSLANYPSTFWPWVSQFDTADGVLPMAINTCKWEHMDVLGGESFIMMLDNAPACRTYLIVQNCNAEKVNQTFDQGLDVLQLAAARWQCIRAEKNAATEIKHRDTREAQYLDEIKLRELFVDNMKLVHQVALDLSNPESLDALYKASVEAVRDRLGFDRAIFMLLDMKKRCFSGTYGTDEAGMTNSEHHTQYDLHQLEAEYIEALSDNHTNLVIIEQAPLYTEGKVVGQGWNGMLILREGDKPVGWIAMDNYIHRSPITNYQKQMLESFGSLLSQIYIRKRQEQNIRMLHSSMVELSRCDTVSEVCKSAVSFAIQHLGIDRLAVFLTDKNCSYMQGTWGTDIKGDIVDESYYRSELVERDIVAAARACPNQVAFEESVPIYHDFNIVGVGWTAMTMLTTNTGDPIAFIAADNLLTRSPLTSQLREVIRIFASSLAEVLQRTMAQEELKKLNETLEQEVSKRTKELELANEQLEVISKLDPLTRLGNRRMLTQVLEDLNCDEQGVFATQQDVTFGLILVDLDHFGLYNSVYGHTEGDAALRTIGKILNDHVYSDKETFCRIGGEEFMLLMIGTSHATTKQRAESIRRCIEEAKILHCESTTSQYLTASVGYASITSDQHQFDFDLLYGKADKALYQAKDSGRNRIVSALKRRKVATPLT from the coding sequence GTGCCTGTTAAAGCCTTTGCAAAACAAATATCTGCTACGCGCGACCACCGTTTATTGGCTGAATCTCTTTTTGATTACCTTGTCGAGGTACTGACTCCTAAAGGGGTTGGAATATTTTCTGAGCCAACGACGAAAAGCGGCTTTTTACCAATGTTCTCCTGTGGTGAATTAACCTCTCTTGCAAACTATCCCTCAACCTTTTGGCCTTGGGTTTCACAATTTGACACCGCCGACGGTGTACTTCCTATGGCAATTAATACGTGTAAGTGGGAACACATGGATGTATTGGGTGGTGAGTCATTTATCATGATGCTTGATAATGCGCCTGCCTGTAGAACTTATTTAATTGTTCAAAATTGCAATGCAGAAAAGGTCAATCAAACTTTTGACCAAGGGCTTGATGTCCTTCAGCTAGCCGCCGCGCGTTGGCAGTGTATTCGAGCAGAAAAGAATGCTGCCACTGAGATAAAACACAGAGACACACGTGAGGCTCAATATCTCGATGAGATTAAGTTACGTGAGTTGTTTGTCGATAACATGAAATTGGTCCATCAGGTAGCATTAGACCTCTCTAACCCTGAATCTTTAGATGCGCTGTATAAAGCTTCAGTCGAGGCGGTTCGAGATAGGCTTGGGTTTGATCGTGCGATTTTCATGTTACTTGATATGAAAAAGCGCTGCTTTAGCGGGACGTATGGTACTGATGAAGCAGGGATGACAAACAGTGAGCATCATACTCAGTACGACTTGCATCAGTTAGAAGCAGAATACATAGAGGCATTGTCGGACAACCACACCAATTTGGTTATCATTGAACAAGCTCCCCTCTATACAGAAGGAAAAGTGGTCGGGCAGGGCTGGAATGGCATGCTTATCTTGCGCGAAGGGGATAAACCTGTGGGCTGGATCGCGATGGACAACTACATCCACCGTTCACCCATTACCAATTATCAAAAACAGATGCTCGAGTCATTTGGTTCACTTCTTTCTCAGATCTACATTCGCAAACGCCAAGAGCAGAACATACGGATGCTTCATTCAAGCATGGTTGAGTTATCTCGTTGTGATACTGTCAGCGAAGTGTGTAAGTCAGCGGTAAGTTTTGCTATTCAGCACCTAGGCATCGACCGACTGGCTGTTTTTCTCACCGATAAAAATTGCAGTTACATGCAAGGTACTTGGGGCACTGATATTAAAGGCGATATTGTCGATGAGTCTTACTACCGCTCTGAGCTTGTGGAGCGTGATATTGTTGCTGCCGCTCGGGCCTGTCCGAATCAAGTTGCCTTTGAAGAGTCAGTTCCTATCTATCACGACTTCAATATTGTGGGTGTCGGTTGGACGGCCATGACCATGCTCACCACCAATACGGGCGATCCGATTGCGTTCATTGCGGCAGATAACTTACTGACCCGAAGCCCTTTAACGTCACAATTACGCGAAGTGATACGTATCTTTGCCTCTAGCCTTGCTGAAGTATTGCAAAGAACGATGGCACAAGAGGAGCTTAAAAAGCTCAATGAGACACTTGAACAGGAAGTCAGCAAACGAACTAAGGAGTTGGAGTTGGCGAACGAACAGTTGGAAGTTATTTCTAAGCTCGATCCTCTGACTCGCCTTGGTAATCGCCGTATGTTGACTCAGGTTTTAGAGGACTTGAATTGTGACGAGCAGGGTGTATTTGCCACACAACAAGATGTCACATTTGGGTTGATTCTCGTCGACCTTGATCATTTTGGTTTATACAACAGTGTCTATGGCCACACTGAAGGTGACGCTGCTCTGCGTACGATCGGTAAAATATTGAACGATCATGTATACAGCGATAAAGAAACTTTCTGCCGAATTGGAGGCGAGGAGTTTATGTTATTGATGATCGGAACCAGTCATGCGACAACCAAGCAGCGAGCTGAGTCGATTCGTCGATGTATTGAAGAGGCGAAGATCCTCCATTGTGAAAGTACTACCAGCCAATATTTAACTGCGTCTGTCGGTTATGCGTCGATCACCTCTGATCAACACCAGTTCGACTTCGATCTATTGTATGGAAAGGCAGACAAGGCCTTGTATCAAGCTAAAGATTCAGGGCGAAATAGAATTGTCTCTGCTTTAAAGCGAAGAAAGGTTGCGACGCCACTGACTTAG
- the pstB gene encoding phosphate ABC transporter ATP-binding protein PstB, with translation MNKFNIKDLDLFYGDNQALKSINLPVPERQVTALIGPSGCGKSTLLRCLNRMNDLIEGVKITGLLEMDGTNIYGNIDVADLRIRVGMVFQKPNPFPMSIYENVAYGLRAQGIKDKKHIDEVVESSLRGAALWDEVKDRLKAHAFGLSGGQQQRLCIARTIAMQPDVILMDEPTSALDPIATHKIEELMEDLKKDFTIVIVTHSMQQARRISDRTAFFLMGELVEHNETSVIFSEPKDDRTKGYVNGDFG, from the coding sequence ATGAACAAATTTAACATTAAAGACCTAGACCTTTTTTACGGCGATAATCAAGCACTTAAATCAATCAATTTACCAGTGCCAGAGCGTCAAGTTACCGCTTTGATTGGCCCATCTGGTTGTGGTAAATCAACGTTATTGCGTTGTCTGAACCGCATGAATGATCTCATTGAAGGTGTGAAGATTACTGGTCTTCTTGAGATGGATGGCACCAACATTTACGGCAATATTGATGTTGCAGACCTGCGTATCAGGGTGGGTATGGTTTTCCAAAAGCCAAACCCGTTCCCAATGAGCATTTACGAAAATGTCGCTTACGGCTTACGTGCTCAGGGTATTAAAGATAAAAAGCATATTGATGAAGTAGTTGAAAGTTCGCTTCGTGGAGCTGCATTGTGGGATGAAGTGAAAGATCGTCTTAAAGCTCACGCATTTGGTTTATCTGGTGGTCAACAACAACGTCTGTGTATTGCTCGCACGATCGCGATGCAACCTGACGTGATTTTGATGGATGAACCAACCTCAGCCTTGGATCCAATCGCGACTCACAAGATTGAAGAGTTGATGGAAGATCTGAAGAAAGATTTTACTATCGTTATCGTAACGCACTCAATGCAACAAGCGCGTCGTATTTCAGACCGTACTGCTTTCTTCCTTATGGGCGAGCTTGTAGAACACAACGAAACGAGTGTTATCTTCAGCGAACCAAAAGATGATCGTACTAAAGGTTACGTAAACGGTGACTTTGGTTAA
- the pstA gene encoding phosphate ABC transporter permease PstA, which yields MNKVALKKARARKDAVLSGFIWAAAALTVGFLFWIMWYILSNGLQHVDWTFITDDYTRTGDEHGIFPMIISTIYMVFASIAVAAPLGIMTAIYLTEYAKVGSKLVKIIRFCTESLAGIPSIIFGLFGMTFFVAILGLGFSILSGALTLSILILPVIIRTTEEALMAVSQTYREGSYGLGASKIYTIWRLILPSAMPGIITSIILSIGRVIGESAPVFLTAGMVARIPDSLMDSGRTLTVHLYKLTTELFTIEEWNQAYGTATVLIVLVLLINTFTKLIARRFNTATY from the coding sequence ATGAATAAAGTCGCGTTAAAGAAAGCTCGCGCACGTAAAGATGCCGTGTTAAGCGGCTTCATCTGGGCTGCTGCCGCTCTAACTGTGGGCTTCTTGTTCTGGATTATGTGGTACATCCTTTCTAACGGCCTACAGCACGTTGATTGGACATTCATTACTGACGACTACACTCGTACTGGCGATGAGCACGGTATTTTTCCGATGATCATCTCTACTATCTATATGGTTTTTGCTTCAATAGCGGTTGCCGCACCACTGGGTATCATGACGGCAATCTATTTGACTGAATACGCAAAAGTGGGTAGTAAACTTGTTAAAATCATACGTTTTTGTACTGAGTCATTAGCGGGTATCCCGTCGATCATCTTCGGTTTGTTTGGTATGACATTCTTCGTAGCTATCTTAGGTTTAGGTTTCTCTATCCTATCTGGCGCGTTGACATTGAGTATCCTGATTCTTCCTGTGATTATTCGTACCACTGAAGAAGCATTAATGGCAGTATCTCAAACTTATCGTGAAGGCTCATATGGTTTAGGTGCATCTAAAATCTACACGATCTGGCGTTTGATTCTTCCAAGTGCAATGCCAGGCATCATCACTTCAATTATTCTGAGTATTGGTCGTGTTATTGGTGAATCAGCACCCGTATTCCTGACCGCTGGTATGGTTGCTCGTATCCCAGATTCATTGATGGATTCTGGCCGAACACTAACTGTTCACTTATATAAGCTAACCACAGAACTGTTTACCATTGAAGAATGGAATCAAGCATACGGCACAGCAACAGTACTGATTGTTCTTGTACTGCTGATCAACACATTTACCAAGTTGATCGCAAGACGTTTTAATACTGCAACTTACTAA
- the pstC gene encoding phosphate ABC transporter permease subunit PstC, which yields MTIATNSEQLMNSEATQLKRSLRQKKRVDWKERIFHGLFLTSAIIGIVSLAVIAYFIVRESIPAFREAGLSGIVLGQNWLPPALYGVATMIVASVVSTLGAVVVGVPIGVLTAIFIAEIAPKRLADIIRPAVELLAGIPSVVYGFFGLVIIVPLIQNVFQVPAGNTILAGIIVLGVMILPTVITVSETSIRAVPRTYKEGSLALGASKVFTIFKLLVPAARSGIMTGVILGIGRALGETMAIIMVMGNAPAMPEGILDSARTLTANIAIEMSYASGIHASALYATGVVLLVFIMSLNAILLYLNREKAR from the coding sequence ATGACCATCGCAACGAATAGTGAACAGCTTATGAATAGCGAAGCGACTCAACTGAAACGCAGCTTACGTCAAAAGAAGCGTGTAGATTGGAAAGAGCGTATTTTTCACGGCTTATTTCTTACAAGCGCAATTATCGGCATTGTATCTCTTGCTGTTATTGCTTACTTCATCGTTAGAGAAAGTATCCCTGCATTCCGCGAAGCGGGCCTATCTGGCATCGTTTTAGGGCAAAACTGGCTACCACCAGCACTTTACGGTGTTGCTACCATGATTGTGGCATCTGTCGTATCGACATTAGGTGCGGTAGTGGTTGGTGTACCAATTGGTGTTTTAACGGCAATCTTTATTGCTGAAATCGCGCCAAAGCGTCTAGCGGATATCATTCGCCCTGCCGTTGAATTGCTAGCGGGTATTCCTTCGGTAGTTTACGGCTTCTTCGGCCTAGTCATTATCGTTCCCCTGATTCAAAACGTATTTCAAGTGCCTGCGGGTAACACGATCTTGGCTGGTATCATTGTACTGGGTGTGATGATCCTTCCGACGGTAATCACGGTTTCTGAAACATCAATCCGCGCGGTACCAAGAACGTATAAAGAAGGCTCTTTAGCGTTGGGTGCTTCAAAGGTTTTTACCATCTTCAAGCTTCTCGTTCCTGCTGCTCGTTCTGGCATTATGACGGGTGTGATTCTTGGTATTGGTCGTGCGCTAGGTGAAACAATGGCAATCATCATGGTGATGGGTAATGCACCAGCAATGCCTGAAGGTATCTTAGATTCAGCTCGTACACTAACCGCAAACATTGCGATTGAAATGTCTTACGCAAGTGGCATTCACGCAAGTGCACTATACGCGACGGGTGTTGTTCTTCTTGTCTTCATCATGTCTCTTAATGCGATTCTCCTTTACTTGAACCGTGAGAAGGCGAGGTAA
- a CDS encoding phosphate ABC transporter substrate-binding protein — translation MKKTVIGAIALLGALTVTPASAKETISAVGSSSVTPLMEVFSETYMKTNSNVFIEVQGPGSSAGVKAAKNGSADLGMSSRNLKDDEKETTLVEEVVARDGIAVVVNPKNGLEGLTAEQVTAIYKGEVTNWKDVGGADKPIVAITRDTASGTRGAFEDIMSLKMKISGTKVSAISQRAQVANGNGALKTMVASNPYAIGYISLGTVDSSVNALSIDGTEASVDNVKNGSYKVARPFLVLYKEGKPSAEAQKFLDWMLTDEAQSLVESKGYIAVN, via the coding sequence ATGAAAAAGACAGTTATCGGTGCAATCGCTCTTCTAGGTGCACTAACAGTGACTCCAGCTTCAGCTAAAGAAACTATTTCAGCAGTTGGTTCAAGCAGCGTGACTCCACTGATGGAAGTTTTCTCTGAAACATACATGAAAACGAATTCAAACGTATTTATTGAAGTACAAGGCCCTGGTTCTTCTGCTGGTGTAAAAGCGGCTAAGAATGGCAGTGCAGATTTAGGTATGTCTTCTCGTAACCTTAAAGACGACGAGAAAGAAACAACACTCGTTGAAGAAGTTGTTGCTCGTGACGGTATCGCAGTTGTCGTTAACCCGAAGAACGGCCTTGAAGGTTTAACAGCTGAGCAAGTAACGGCTATCTACAAAGGCGAAGTAACAAACTGGAAAGATGTTGGTGGTGCAGACAAGCCAATCGTAGCAATCACTCGTGATACAGCGTCAGGTACTCGTGGTGCATTCGAAGACATCATGTCTCTAAAAATGAAAATTTCTGGTACAAAAGTATCAGCAATCTCTCAGCGTGCTCAAGTTGCAAATGGTAACGGCGCACTAAAAACAATGGTTGCATCTAACCCTTACGCAATCGGCTACATCTCTCTAGGTACAGTAGATAGCTCAGTTAACGCGCTTTCTATTGACGGTACTGAAGCATCTGTAGACAACGTTAAGAACGGCTCTTACAAAGTAGCTCGTCCTTTCCTAGTACTTTACAAAGAAGGCAAGCCTTCTGCTGAAGCTCAAAAATTCCTAGATTGGATGCTAACTGACGAAGCTCAGTCTCTTGTTGAGAGCAAAGGCTACATCGCAGTTAACTAA
- a CDS encoding methyl-accepting chemotaxis protein, translating into MRQLLSGLSIKIQILIPVLFSVVLLLTGVIIGGDKLENAFKDISTATDQLILHKEELSEIVDNSYGMRIKAIYSLFNADDVKTLVETLNQKRDQNARLLDSLNTVAGMQDEVAAMRKAMNHYVDFSRTTILPLLRAKHGNTALSSDFDNRYQIAIDQYRHAGNDMVQAINTLSKKLNLLATQEVDINGQQHTSTLDTATIALLVILSIALVISWTLAGIIVKPLSNIQETMREVAKGNLLVKAEEHGDNEISRLAQDVNKSVEQLRDTVSSLSRISIEVASASTELAAVMTQSSANSDQEKQEVEQVASAVNQLESTAAHVNENAVQADSASKQADEMATHSMSLFNESNQANEQMAIQLSEAANVVGTLKEHSEQIGKVIEVIQSISEQTNLLALNAAIEAARAGESGRGFAVVADEVRMLAARTQDSTKEIQAIIEGLQVQSGNANESMSSSLSMLEHNQTLSGEVSAALSGIANSVTDMTEINTQVASAAEEQSQVTADINRNISNIYSLVSQNVTGITQAAAASHELSNLAEQQKQQLDYFKV; encoded by the coding sequence ATGCGACAACTTCTCAGTGGCTTATCTATAAAGATTCAAATCCTTATTCCAGTACTCTTTTCCGTCGTACTACTTTTGACGGGTGTCATTATCGGTGGTGACAAACTGGAAAATGCTTTTAAAGATATATCAACAGCTACAGATCAGCTAATTCTACATAAAGAAGAACTTAGCGAGATCGTCGACAACAGCTACGGCATGCGCATCAAAGCGATTTACAGCTTATTTAATGCAGACGATGTGAAAACCTTAGTTGAGACACTAAATCAAAAGCGCGACCAAAATGCGCGTCTATTAGATTCATTAAACACAGTGGCAGGGATGCAAGACGAAGTCGCAGCAATGCGTAAGGCGATGAATCACTACGTCGACTTCTCTCGCACCACCATACTTCCTCTATTAAGAGCAAAACATGGCAATACAGCGCTATCTTCTGACTTTGATAATCGCTACCAGATCGCAATTGACCAATACCGTCACGCGGGTAATGACATGGTGCAGGCAATCAATACGCTTTCTAAAAAGCTAAACCTGCTTGCCACTCAAGAAGTCGACATCAACGGCCAACAACACACCAGCACACTGGATACGGCGACCATCGCACTGTTAGTGATTCTTTCAATCGCATTAGTCATCAGCTGGACACTTGCTGGCATCATTGTTAAGCCTCTGAGCAATATTCAAGAAACGATGCGTGAAGTAGCAAAAGGTAACCTGTTAGTAAAAGCCGAAGAACATGGCGACAACGAGATATCGCGCCTTGCCCAAGACGTAAACAAATCAGTTGAGCAATTGCGTGACACGGTAAGTTCACTGTCTCGAATCAGTATTGAAGTTGCATCTGCGTCGACAGAACTAGCTGCAGTAATGACGCAATCAAGTGCTAACTCAGACCAAGAGAAGCAGGAAGTGGAGCAAGTTGCTTCTGCCGTGAACCAACTTGAGAGCACAGCAGCACACGTTAACGAGAATGCGGTACAAGCCGATTCAGCGTCTAAGCAAGCCGACGAAATGGCGACGCACAGTATGAGCTTGTTTAATGAGAGCAACCAAGCTAACGAGCAAATGGCGATTCAGCTTAGCGAAGCGGCAAACGTTGTAGGCACGCTAAAAGAGCATTCTGAACAAATTGGCAAAGTGATAGAGGTGATTCAAAGCATCTCTGAGCAAACCAACCTGCTTGCGCTTAACGCGGCAATTGAAGCAGCTCGCGCAGGTGAAAGTGGCCGTGGTTTCGCAGTTGTAGCCGATGAAGTTCGAATGCTGGCAGCCCGCACACAAGATTCAACCAAAGAGATCCAAGCGATCATCGAAGGCTTGCAGGTTCAATCGGGCAACGCTAATGAAAGCATGAGCAGCTCACTGTCTATGTTAGAGCACAACCAAACGCTCTCGGGCGAGGTAAGCGCGGCCCTTTCAGGTATTGCTAACTCAGTAACCGACATGACAGAAATAAACACTCAGGTTGCCTCTGCTGCAGAAGAGCAAAGCCAAGTGACTGCAGATATCAACCGTAATATCTCAAACATCTACAGCTTGGTAAGCCAAAACGTAACCGGTATTACCCAAGCCGCAGCAGCGAGCCACGAGCTATCTAACTTAGCCGAGCAGCAAAAGCAGCAGTTGGATTATTTTAAGGTATAG
- a CDS encoding Lcl C-terminal domain-containing protein, with protein MKNLLSITLMALFSAGAMAQECSLDMEKSAPSTRYVANDNGTFSDELTGLTWMRCQLGKTWDTKTLACSGPAETYHWQSALAMVESINDQSGSHALHQFGGEKEWRMPNIKELVSLKEVACHSPAISHKVFGETFNVEAGNLASFIWSSTPASDGQSVMTFDSINGEVYQYNAAQYKFSVLLVAE; from the coding sequence ATGAAAAATTTACTCTCCATCACTTTAATGGCTCTGTTTTCTGCGGGTGCAATGGCACAAGAGTGCAGTTTAGATATGGAAAAATCGGCGCCGAGCACGCGTTATGTCGCGAATGATAATGGGACGTTTAGCGATGAACTGACAGGATTAACTTGGATGCGTTGCCAGCTGGGCAAAACTTGGGATACGAAGACATTAGCTTGTAGTGGGCCAGCTGAAACGTACCACTGGCAGAGTGCGCTTGCTATGGTTGAATCAATTAATGACCAGAGTGGCAGCCATGCGTTGCATCAGTTCGGTGGTGAAAAAGAGTGGCGCATGCCAAACATCAAAGAGTTAGTGTCATTAAAAGAAGTGGCTTGCCACTCTCCAGCAATAAGTCACAAGGTGTTTGGTGAGACGTTTAACGTTGAAGCTGGAAACTTAGCTTCGTTTATATGGAGTTCAACTCCTGCGAGTGATGGTCAGAGCGTGATGACGTTTGATTCGATTAATGGTGAGGTTTACCAGTACAACGCCGCACAATATAAATTTAGCGTCTTATTAGTTGCAGAATGA
- a CDS encoding Lcl domain-containing protein, with the protein MKPQLTILAISLALAGCGGSGSSDTSASAAPTYTVSGTVTAQNVDLQSKVCADINQNYMCDSGEPSSTANANGEFSITSTKKSILSVPLLAQVDTGIAANSTSGSASSYAYIAAPGLQKNTGNEINGISSLLAGYVADGLTVAEANNKLKAQLAKSGITISGDIQDDLSASELASLEQNVVSTIKAFKHSNRAFMLAQLSAKFDKSAADYVGGVLDNDQVTAFANFLEGELKAATALNDTGVLRYFSDIDDTQNVVEPQSSFPGQDAEYGFDKTELNANTGNGFQFAKLDSNGQVLADDAAEWSCVLDQRSGLIWESKTDDESSIQHKDRILALELPGIVTPYDQDVDLATCKTKGDAICTTQDYVEHINAMNLCGKSDWRLPTFHEFYNVLDFGETETNSDGEVYGLTYKYFPHQTLGIDYTTYTGSVWTQSITYSQYTNGAVEGGFYYNEIGTQGSDRGVVGSIEIYSGDVDSSDNYDSYQFPVRLVSLQGQ; encoded by the coding sequence ATGAAACCTCAATTGACAATTTTGGCCATCTCTTTGGCTCTTGCTGGCTGCGGTGGTTCGGGCAGTTCCGATACCTCTGCATCAGCTGCACCAACCTATACCGTGTCAGGTACAGTGACAGCACAGAATGTAGATTTACAAAGCAAGGTCTGCGCAGACATAAATCAAAACTACATGTGCGATAGCGGGGAACCAAGTTCTACAGCCAACGCGAATGGCGAATTTAGTATCACCAGTACTAAAAAGTCGATTTTATCTGTGCCTTTGTTAGCTCAGGTGGACACAGGGATTGCAGCTAATAGCACGAGCGGTTCTGCATCTTCTTACGCTTATATTGCTGCTCCCGGTCTTCAAAAAAATACTGGAAATGAGATTAATGGTATCAGTTCACTATTGGCGGGTTATGTCGCAGACGGGTTAACGGTAGCTGAGGCAAACAACAAATTAAAAGCGCAGTTGGCGAAAAGTGGCATTACGATCTCTGGCGATATCCAAGACGATTTATCTGCATCTGAACTCGCGAGTCTGGAACAAAATGTCGTATCAACAATTAAGGCGTTTAAGCACTCTAATCGCGCGTTCATGCTGGCTCAATTGAGTGCGAAATTTGATAAGAGTGCGGCCGATTATGTGGGTGGAGTACTAGATAATGACCAAGTTACTGCTTTTGCAAATTTCCTCGAAGGAGAGCTAAAAGCTGCGACAGCATTGAATGATACGGGTGTTTTACGCTATTTCTCAGATATCGATGACACACAAAATGTCGTTGAACCACAGAGTTCATTCCCAGGTCAAGATGCAGAATACGGATTTGATAAAACAGAGCTGAATGCCAATACCGGCAATGGTTTCCAGTTCGCAAAGCTAGATTCAAATGGCCAGGTGCTTGCTGATGATGCTGCGGAGTGGTCTTGTGTTTTGGATCAACGCAGTGGTTTGATTTGGGAGTCGAAAACGGATGATGAAAGCTCTATTCAACATAAAGATCGCATATTAGCGCTTGAGTTACCCGGAATAGTAACGCCTTACGATCAAGATGTTGATTTAGCGACGTGTAAAACGAAAGGTGATGCGATATGTACCACTCAAGATTACGTTGAACATATCAATGCAATGAACTTATGCGGCAAGTCAGATTGGCGCTTACCAACGTTCCATGAATTCTACAACGTGCTCGACTTCGGTGAGACAGAAACCAACTCGGACGGTGAAGTTTATGGTTTAACTTACAAGTACTTCCCACATCAAACCCTTGGTATTGACTATACAACTTACACTGGCTCGGTATGGACTCAATCCATAACTTATAGCCAATACACAAATGGCGCTGTTGAAGGTGGCTTCTATTATAACGAGATTGGAACACAAGGCTCAGATAGAGGAGTTGTTGGTTCTATAGAGATCTATTCAGGTGATGTTGATTCTTCAGATAATTATGACTCGTACCAATTTCCAGTTCGTTTAGTTTCACTACAAGGTCAATAG